The following nucleotide sequence is from Catillopecten margaritatus gill symbiont.
AGCAACAAACAACAGCAGCAATTAACCAATATTTTCCAAACACTGAGCAACAGCGCACTCAATTCGCCACAAGTGTTTGTCCATCGTGATTATCACGCTCGCAATATAATGATGCTTGCTGATGAAATAACTGTGATTGATTTTCAAGATGCGGTAATTGGCTCAAACACTTATGATTTATGCTCGTTATTAAAAGATGCTTATCTTGAATTAGAGCCAGTTGAAATTAAGATTTTATTACAATATTATCAAGAAAAAACCGAGAGCAAAATTGAATTTTCTGAATTTGAAAAACAATTTGAATTAATGGGCTTGCAACGCCACTTAAAAATCCTCGGTATTTTCAAGCGCCTTTCTGTGCGTGACGGCAAACATCAATATCTTGACGACATCCCTTTGGTCAAAAAATATGCACGACAAATCGCTGATAAATACCCAGAATTTTCTTTACTCAAAGAAATACTATGAAGGCAATGATTCTCGCAGCAGGCAGAGGCGAG
It contains:
- the amgK gene encoding N-acetylmuramate/N-acetylglucosamine kinase is translated as MTDLRLDALTDWLEIFFGDENFVINGANDDASFRRYFRIERSNATFIAMDAPPEKEDNKTFIKISAMLNANNIHAPKIIEADLTQGFLLIEDLGDLSFLKALSKDKLIELYKKAIDTLIKMQAIDCHGDLPLYNDALLKMEMQLLIDWYLPKDISNKQQQQLTNIFQTLSNSALNSPQVFVHRDYHARNIMMLADEITVIDFQDAVIGSNTYDLCSLLKDAYLELEPVEIKILLQYYQEKTESKIEFSEFEKQFELMGLQRHLKILGIFKRLSVRDGKHQYLDDIPLVKKYARQIADKYPEFSLLKEIL